From Gloeocapsa sp. PCC 73106:
ACAGGAAGAGTTAACTTTGCTGCCGGTTCAGCTACAGCAACAGTAACGGTAGATCCGACAGGAGATAGTACGATAGAACCCAATGAAACGGCGATGCTTACCCTCGCTACTGGTACGGGTTACACGGTAGGAACCCCTAACGCAGCTACAAGTACGATCGCTAACGATGACTTTCCGACGACTATCAGTGTGAGAGTATCGCCCACCAGTGTGACCGAAAATGGTAGTACCAATCTAGTCTACACCTTTACTCGTACAGGTAGTACTAGTATCGCCCTCAATAACGTCAACTTCATGGTTGGAGGGACAGCTACTTTTAACAACGACTATACTCAAACCGGAGCTAGTTCATTTAATGCTACTACAGGAAGAATTAACTTTGCCGCCGGTTCAAATACAGCTATGGTAACGGTAGATCCGACAGGAGATAGTACATTAGAACCCAATGAGACGGCGATGCTTACCCTCGCTACGGGTACAGGTTATACAGTAGGAAGTCCTAATGCAGTTACAGGTACGATCGCTAACGATGACTTTGCGACTATTAGTGTGAGAGTATCGCCTACCAGTGTGACCGAAAATGGGGCTACTAATTTAGTCTACACCTTTACTCGTACAGGTAGTACTAGTATCGCCCTCAATAACGTCAACTTCAGAGTTGGGGGTACAGCCACCTTTAACAATGACTACACTCAGACGGGAGCTAGTTCATTTAACGCTACTACAGGAAGAGTTAACTTTGCCGCAGGTTCAGCTACAGCTAGAGTAACGGTAGATCCTAGGGGAGATAGTACGGTAGAATCCAATGAAACGGCGATGCTTACCCTCGCTACGGGTACAGGTTATACGGTAGGAAGTCCTAATGCGGCTACAGGTACGATCGCTAACGATGATCTCTTAACCCCAGGAGGTTTAAGTCTGAATGAGTTGAGTCAAGAGATTCCTAATTTATCTTTAGGGACTAGTACTTCTGTAGGAATAAATACTATAGCTACAGAGGAGTTAACTGGTATGGCCAGTTTCAACGCAGATTTTAATCCAGAATTTGGGTTAGTTATGTGAGATTTGGGTTAACAGTGTAAGTGTAACCTTAAGTAATCTCATCAGCAAAACTTTGGATCCGCACGAAGTTAAAAGGACCGGCGATTGAACCCCAAACTAATTCGTTGGTTTCTGGATCGAAGCCGCGATCGAAGCTAATTAATTTCTGTTCGTCGATTTCAAAGCTATTATCTAAATAAGTTTTTTTGCCTTTGCGTTCAACGATACAAGCTTTTCCCGGTTTAATAAGGCCTTTGAAGCTAGAACCAGTCCATTCCACTGTCATATCACAGCCTTCGAGTAGTTCTAATTGTTCTGGTTGCAGATTTTTGAGGAGTTCTAAGTTACGAGATGCGCCGAAGAACTTTTCTTGTTCTCTAACTTTGTAATTTTCTAACTCGATATGACCATCTACCGATGTAAATTTAAGTACGCGCAACCGGTAGGGAACATCTAACATGCAATCATAAGCTTGTTCTAGAAATAAACTGGTTTCCGATAGAAATTCGTAGGGAAGGGGACGCATACAAACCCTAATATGAGCGAAAAATGGGGGATTAGCGTAAGCTTGTTGTTGATTACTAAAATCTGCAGCCATAAGGCTAGCTAATTTAAGGATGTCGGTAGAATGAGTCATAAATATGAGGGTTAATTTTGTCGGAAGCGAAACAACAGAAACTGTGTTACTTGTTCTTCTTTAAAGTTATCGTCGCTAACTAAAATAAGGCTTTGAGTACCATCAGGTAAACGCGGTCCCAAAGTCATACCTTCTAAGTTATCTAATTCTAGATCTAATTCCTCCAAATCTAAGAGGAGTTTTTTCCTGATGGGCTGAATTCCGGCTAAGTCTCCTGAGAGATTAACGATACCGGAAGTATCCGTTGCGTTAGCGATGACTATCTGAAAGATTTTAGCACCAAAACCCGATAAACTTAAAGTGCGTTCTAAAGATAGAAAATACCCCTCTCGCTCTAAAGCTATGAGTTCACTCAAACCGTGTTTAAACGTATCATCGTAGGGTGCGGGGTCCAGGAGATAGAGATGTTCAGCGACTAAGATGGGTTCACCTATTGTGTTAATGACATAGTGCATCATCCGGATAGGGTCTGATTCCTGAGGTGGATTGGCGGTATCTTGAATCAGAGAAAATTCTGTAGCGGTAAATAAGCGAAAGGGATCGCCTGGAGCTAAACTATTGGGACTGAGGGTTAAAGATTCAAAACCCTGGTTTTCCGCTATACCTGTCAGATAACGTTCAGGAATTCTTAAACTGCTCTGTAACTTACCCGTATCTATGTCATATTCTTGAATAAAGGGAGCAATATTATTTTTAGGAACGCCTTCGCTGCTAATATATACGCTTTGACGGGGCGAAAGGGCTATTCCCTCTGCGTCGATGGTTCCTAGTGGGTAGGTTTCTCCCTGTGGGTTGCGCAAAAAGGTCACTCCCTCTACCGTTACTTTTTCTAGAATGGGTGTTTCGTTAATGTTGATGTTGAGAGTATAGAAGCGCGCGGGTGCAAAATAACTGCGATCATCTGAAATGGCTAGTAATTTTCCTCTGGTGCGATCGTAAGTTAAACCTGATAAGCCTCCTACTCGGGTATTTTCCCACTCTTGGGGTGGTAATTGATATTCTCCGAGAAAGTCTAAAGATAAGTCTAGAAAGAGTCTGTCTTGAGCCATTACTTGTGGCGTAACACCACAGCCTGGTAGTAAGATGACGATGATGAGGATGATAATTATTTTGGCTAGATGGGGATAGCGATCGCCTTCTGGTGCTCTCATTTAATCGGTAATGGTACAACAATAAAAGTATATAATAAATGGAATTATATACCTGTCATTTAAAAGCAATCTCGTGTTACGTATTATTAAAAATAACTCGTGATGAGACAAGTTATGACACGCCAACTCAAAATACTCATAATTGCTATTACTACTGGTTTGTGGAATCTAGGGGTTTTGGCTTCTCCTTTAGAGACTACCATACCCGAACCACTAATTCCTACTATAGATCGCCCCCTGACTTCTTTTGAACGTTACCGCATTAATAAAACTATTTTAGAATTAGATAGCCAAGCTCAAGCTAAATTAGCCGAGAATTTGGGCGATCAAGCTTTTGAACTGTGGTATCGAGAGTTAAGATTACAAAGAGCTTTAGGTTTACTACCAGAAATAAACGCCCTCGGTAGAATTGGCGCGATCGCTTGGTCGGAAAATCGACCAGATGAGGTGAAAATTATTAATGACCGTTTGGAGGCAATCGCTCTAGAATTAAAAGATGAACCCGAGTTAATTCTGGCTTTAGCTCAAGCTTATCAAGAGATACGTAATTTAGAGCAAGCTATTGCTTTTTATGAAAAATCCTTAACTTATGGACGCCAGAAACAAATTTTAACCAACTTGGCTGATTTATATCTAGCTCGTTTTGACTATGCAAACGCTGCTAAAGTATATGAGGAGTTATTGGGTATAGCGCGTGTAGAAGCAGATGTTTGGCAGCAGAGTATCTATTTACAACAACTAGCAGAAATTTACAACGAAGCATCACAACCGGAAAATGCGCTCATTGTCAAACAGCAATTAGCGGAAACTTACAAACAAAACGAGCAATACTCCGAATTAGGGATGGTCTTACTGTCTTTGGGTGCAGATTATCAAGCGATCGACGCGATTACAGAAGCCAGTGAAAGCTATCAAGCCGCTTTTGAGGTAGCTTGGTCACAAGAACAATATGGTTTAGCTGCTGAAGCCAAATTAAACTTAGCTAATCTCTACTACGGTGCGGAAGAATTAGAAACAGCCTTAAGCGTTTATCGAGAACTATTGACGGTGTATGAAAAATCCTATAATTTATACGGTCTGATGAATACCTACGCTCAAATTGGTAAAATTTATACAGCACAAAATAAGTATCAAGAGGCTCTCATGACCTTTGAAAAGGGTTTAGAGCTAGCAGAATCCTTAAATTATGAACAAGCTTATTTTAACTCTCAAATTGAACAAATACGCGCCAAAATTAGCGAGCAAGACGGAAAAATATGAGTGTTGAGTCTATTGCTTTTCTGGGATTAGGAGTAATGGGTGGTCCCATGACAGCTAATCTAGCGCGTCGCGGTTTTCAGGTTAAAGCGTGGAACCGCACTAGCGATCGCCCTGGGATAACCCTAGCTAGACAAGCTGGAGCAAAAATAACCAAGTCTCTCCCTGAAGCGATCAAAGACGCAGGAATTATCTTTTCTTGTTTGGGAGATCTACCTGACGTAGAAGAAGTACTCCTGGGAGAAAATGGGGTTGTTAACCACGCTCAACCAGAGACCCTAGTAGTAGAGATGAGTACGATTGGCAGTCAAGGAGCGATCGCGATCGGTCAAAAACTGCAAGAGCGGGGTTTACGCTTTTTAGACGCTCCCGTTTCCGGAGGTGATATCGGTGCGCAACAGGGAACCCTGACTATTATGGTGGGAGGGGATCCTAGAGATTTTCAGACTTGTCAGCCTTTTTTGGAAGCTATGGGTAAAAATATCTATCATTGTGGACCCATTGGGAGTGGACAAGCGGTAAAATTGTGTAATCAGATTCTCGTCTCTTTATATATGGTTGGTCTGTGTGAAGCGACTCAAATGGCTAGAGCGCAAAATCTTGACCCCAATTTAGTTATAGAAGTTTGTAGTACAGGAGCCGCTGCTTCTTGGGCTTTAAGTAATCTGGGTCCTAAAATCGTCGCCGCTGATTTTACACCAGGTTTTATGATCAAACATATACTCAAAGACTTACGTCTGGTACAAGAAACTCTACAAGCCAATAGCCAAAGTTTACCCGGTGTAGATTTAGCAGAACATTTGTTTCAAGTGGTTAGAGATCTCGACCAAGGACCAGAACAAGGAACTCAGGGAATGATTCGTGCCTATTTAAAGCAATAGAAGGTAAGTTTAGGACAATTGAAACCGCGCTTAATAATTACCTGGTCTACCTTTCCCCTGCGCGTAGCGCTATAACCCAAATTAACTCTCAATTTTGATGTTTCTTCGCCAAATACAGTTATTCTCCTTTCGTAACTATTTAGAGCAGAAAATAAAGTTTGACTCGTATCAAACCATCTTACTGGGAAATAATGCTCAAGGCAAAACCAATCTCCTAGAAGCGGTTGAGCTTATTTCTACTCTTAAAAGTCAACGTTCTCAAAAAGATCAGGAGTTAATCCTAAAGGGACAAAACGAAAGTCATATTTTAGCTACTCTAGAGCGATCCTATGGTGTGGCTGAAATCGCCATAACTCTCCGCGCTTCAGGTAGACGTTCTCTGATGCTCAATCACGAACATCTGCGTCGTCATTTAGATATTCTAGGGGTTCTCAATACGGTGCAATTCTCGAGTTTGGATTTGGATTTAGTTAGAGGAGCTCCAGAGGTACGTCGCCATTGGATAGATAGCTTATTAATTCAACTCGAACCGGTTTACGCTTACATATTACATAAATATACGCAAATATTACGTCAACGCAACGCTCTCTTAAAAATACTCTATAAACAAAATACCCAACCCCAGGTCAGAGAAACGACAGAATTAGCGATTTGGAACGAACAATTAGCTACTTTTGGTTCCAGAGTGATGCGTCGTCGCGCCAGAGTTATCAGTAGATTGGCTCCCATAGCACAAAACTGGCACAAGCAAATTAGCGGAAATACAGAACTACTAGAAATTAACTATACTCCGAATATATCTTATAATAGAGATGAAACAGATCACGTACAACAAGCTTTTTTAGCCTCAATTGAGGAACGTTCTGCGGTGGAACAACAATTAGGAACAACCGTAGTAGGACCACACCGAGACGAATTAGAGTTACTAATTAACACCACACCAGCTAAATCCTATGGTTCTCAAGGACAACAGAGGACTTTAGTATTATCTCTGAAGTTAGCAGAATTAGAACTAATAGAGCAGGTAATTGGAGAAGCACCCGTACTGTTACTCGATGACGTGCTAGCAGAATTGGATCTACAGAGACAAAATCAACTCTTAGAAGCGATCGCCCAACGTTGTCAAACCCTAATTACTACCACTCATCTCAACGCTTTTGATCAGCAATGGTTAAAAGCCTCTCAAATTCTCTCAGTTCAAGCAGGAAATATCAGCCTATTATAATTTTTCTATGCCAACTTTTCAGATACTTTGTTTAGCTAATTCCTATAAATGTCAAGGTAGATGTATCGCTGGTCTTCGTAGAGATGGAAAAGGATGGATTAGACCAGTTTCTTCACATATTCATGGTGCTTTATCTCCAGAAGAATATCAATTAGCAAATCAAGCTGAACCCAAATTATTAGATGTTATCGAAATTGATTTTATCAGAGCTTTACCGGAGGTACACCAACCGGAAAACTGGGTAATTAGTAAAACTCCCTGGAGATTTATTAGTTGCTTTGAAACTGTTTCTCTCGCTCAAAAACAAGCAGTCAGAAATTTTCTCAACGACATAGCCATAGTCAAACCTCATATTTTTAGCGATTTTGACAGAAAAATCGAATATAGTTCTTTGTTAGCTTATCCTGTGACTTCCTCTTTAGTATTAATTAGACCAGAAAAATTATCTTTTAAAATAATTTCACCATATAAGCCAAAAATTAAAGCTTGTTTTTATTTACAAGAATACCATTACTTTTTGCCTGTTACCGACCCAAACTTTATCGCTAAGATACAACATTTACCCGAAGGGAATTACCCAGTAGCTGAATTAGCTTTCCCAGAATTTAATCCTGAATATGTTTTTTTTACAATTAGTTTAGGCGAGCCATATTTAGGATATTGTTATAAACTAGCAGCAGGGGTTATATCTATATAAAAATGCAAATCTACACTATTGGACATTCTAACCTGAGTCAAGAACAATTTATTAGCTTGTTGAATCAGTATGAAATTAAAGCGATCGCTGACGTACGTTCCCAACCCTATAGTCGTTATTTACCTCATTTTAGTCAAAAACAATTACA
This genomic window contains:
- a CDS encoding chromophore lyase CpcT/CpeT; this translates as MTHSTDILKLASLMAADFSNQQQAYANPPFFAHIRVCMRPLPYEFLSETSLFLEQAYDCMLDVPYRLRVLKFTSVDGHIELENYKVREQEKFFGASRNLELLKNLQPEQLELLEGCDMTVEWTGSSFKGLIKPGKACIVERKGKKTYLDNSFEIDEQKLISFDRGFDPETNELVWGSIAGPFNFVRIQSFADEIT
- a CDS encoding esterase-like activity of phytase family protein, whose amino-acid sequence is MRAPEGDRYPHLAKIIIILIIVILLPGCGVTPQVMAQDRLFLDLSLDFLGEYQLPPQEWENTRVGGLSGLTYDRTRGKLLAISDDRSYFAPARFYTLNININETPILEKVTVEGVTFLRNPQGETYPLGTIDAEGIALSPRQSVYISSEGVPKNNIAPFIQEYDIDTGKLQSSLRIPERYLTGIAENQGFESLTLSPNSLAPGDPFRLFTATEFSLIQDTANPPQESDPIRMMHYVINTIGEPILVAEHLYLLDPAPYDDTFKHGLSELIALEREGYFLSLERTLSLSGFGAKIFQIVIANATDTSGIVNLSGDLAGIQPIRKKLLLDLEELDLELDNLEGMTLGPRLPDGTQSLILVSDDNFKEEQVTQFLLFRFRQN
- a CDS encoding lipopolysaccharide assembly protein LapB, translating into MTRQLKILIIAITTGLWNLGVLASPLETTIPEPLIPTIDRPLTSFERYRINKTILELDSQAQAKLAENLGDQAFELWYRELRLQRALGLLPEINALGRIGAIAWSENRPDEVKIINDRLEAIALELKDEPELILALAQAYQEIRNLEQAIAFYEKSLTYGRQKQILTNLADLYLARFDYANAAKVYEELLGIARVEADVWQQSIYLQQLAEIYNEASQPENALIVKQQLAETYKQNEQYSELGMVLLSLGADYQAIDAITEASESYQAAFEVAWSQEQYGLAAEAKLNLANLYYGAEELETALSVYRELLTVYEKSYNLYGLMNTYAQIGKIYTAQNKYQEALMTFEKGLELAESLNYEQAYFNSQIEQIRAKISEQDGKI
- a CDS encoding NAD(P)-dependent oxidoreductase, encoding MSVESIAFLGLGVMGGPMTANLARRGFQVKAWNRTSDRPGITLARQAGAKITKSLPEAIKDAGIIFSCLGDLPDVEEVLLGENGVVNHAQPETLVVEMSTIGSQGAIAIGQKLQERGLRFLDAPVSGGDIGAQQGTLTIMVGGDPRDFQTCQPFLEAMGKNIYHCGPIGSGQAVKLCNQILVSLYMVGLCEATQMARAQNLDPNLVIEVCSTGAAASWALSNLGPKIVAADFTPGFMIKHILKDLRLVQETLQANSQSLPGVDLAEHLFQVVRDLDQGPEQGTQGMIRAYLKQ
- the recF gene encoding DNA replication/repair protein RecF, which translates into the protein MFLRQIQLFSFRNYLEQKIKFDSYQTILLGNNAQGKTNLLEAVELISTLKSQRSQKDQELILKGQNESHILATLERSYGVAEIAITLRASGRRSLMLNHEHLRRHLDILGVLNTVQFSSLDLDLVRGAPEVRRHWIDSLLIQLEPVYAYILHKYTQILRQRNALLKILYKQNTQPQVRETTELAIWNEQLATFGSRVMRRRARVISRLAPIAQNWHKQISGNTELLEINYTPNISYNRDETDHVQQAFLASIEERSAVEQQLGTTVVGPHRDELELLINTTPAKSYGSQGQQRTLVLSLKLAELELIEQVIGEAPVLLLDDVLAELDLQRQNQLLEAIAQRCQTLITTTHLNAFDQQWLKASQILSVQAGNISLL